The proteins below are encoded in one region of Cydia pomonella isolate Wapato2018A unplaced genomic scaffold, ilCydPomo1 PGA_scaffold_153, whole genome shotgun sequence:
- the LOC133533320 gene encoding uncharacterized protein LOC133533320 codes for MVLLSASACGLAKLISICERYAASHGLVYNVSKSECVIFKVKGKCPPVFPHVRLNGQPLNIVDQFKYLGHVVSADLKDDADIERERRALSVRANMIARRFAHCSKEVKVSLFRAYCTSFYTSSLWADYTYKRYNALRVQYNNAYRVLMGLSRFCSASGMFAEARVDCFYTTMRKASHIPGAQSTGQLQQHPDHACGQG; via the coding sequence ATGGTACTGCTCAGCGCCTCGGCGTGTGGGCTCGCCAAACTTATCTCTATTTGTGAACGATACGCAGCGAGCCATGGGTTGGTCTACAACGTCAGCAAGAGCGAATGCGTTATTTTTAAGGTCAAGGGTAAATGCCCGCCAGTGTTCCCACATGTTAGATTAAATGGCCAACCGCTAAATATCGTtgatcaatttaaatatttaggacaTGTGGTGAGCGCTGACCTTAAAGACGATGCGGATATTGAGCGCGAGCGCAGAGCGTTGTCCGTCAGAGCGAATATGAtagcccgcaggtttgctcatTGCTCAAAAGAAGTTAAAGTCAGTTTATTCAGAGCCTACTgtactagtttttacacaaGCAGCCTGTGGGCAGACTACACGTATAAACGGTACAATGCTCTGCGCGTTCAATATAACAACGCGTACAGGGTGCTGATGGGGTTGTCTAGATTCTGTAGCGCGTCAGGGATGTTCGCGGAAGCGCGGGTAGACTGCTTTTACACCACGATGCGCAAAGCGAgccacatccctggtgcgcagagtacgggccagctccaacagcaTCCTGACCATGCTTGCGGACAGGGTTGA